A portion of the Cydia strobilella chromosome 5, ilCydStro3.1, whole genome shotgun sequence genome contains these proteins:
- the LOC134741741 gene encoding uncharacterized protein LOC134741741 produces the protein MDTQSNHSKDSYTQRRELFKNIWDTAVKLDEKDKEPEQPNVAKPKVIKTLRLGEADGINIGKNKKQRIKNLRIVCNRLLDICNKQESEEHLYDQISAARRDSSITSTMFVHQRKRKKNQKPKKKKKVKQTYELSQLPQVDVHEETTSFDIDEEGPFTHRGTKPLRDMNSLRIERAMLIERFLNERLNLEKVPTPQPVESEEKLGDAHCKEVKKKQNRRKVLTTPSPPPRVNCISRRSPCPRECCPIPTINLVLQIK, from the exons ATGGACACACAGTCTAACCACAGTAAGGACAGTTATACTCAACGCAGAGAGTTGTTCAAGAACATATGGGATACAGCGGTGAAGTTGGATGAAAAGGATAAGGAACCTGAACAGCCTAATGTGGCCAAACCTAAGGTCATTAA aACCTTAAGACTGGGTGAAGCGGATGGCATAAACATAGGCAAGAATAAGAAACAGCGCATCAAGAATCTAAGGATCGTCTGCAACCGACTGCTGGACATCTGCAACAAGCAGGAGTCAGAGGAACACTTGTATGATCAG ATCTCCGCTGCCCGCCGCGATTCCAGCATAACCTCCACAATGTTTGTGCATCAACGAAAGCGCAAGAAAAATCAAAAaccaaagaagaaaaagaaggtCAAACAGACTTACGAACTATCACAACTACCACAAGTCGATGTTCATGAAGAAACGACTTCTTTTGACATCGATGAAGAGGGCCCTTTTACGCACCGGGGGACGAAACCTCTTAGAGATATGAATTCTCTGAGAATAGAGCGAGCAATGCTCATTGAGCGATTTCTAAACGAACGGCTAAATTTAGAAAAGGTTCCTACACCCCAGCCTGTTGAATCCGAAGAGAAACTCGGAGACGCCCATTGCAAAGAAgttaagaaaaaacaaaacagaAGAAAAGTTTTGACGACTCCGTCACCGCCGCCGCGCGTAAATTGCATCTCGAGAAGG TCACCGTGTCCCCGTGAGTGTTGCCCCATTCCGACTATTAACTTGGTACTTCAAATAAAATAG